The Candoia aspera isolate rCanAsp1 chromosome 6, rCanAsp1.hap2, whole genome shotgun sequence genome has a segment encoding these proteins:
- the C6H3orf33 gene encoding protein C3orf33 homolog, with product MAGQRGGEPTNYIARLSEWADAHLTLVRNISTGMAIAGVILLAKSIKLTTKFTNALEIPPEFIEKNVKLRGQLHRISEQGLEIEHVPITLPIVSSLQKRWHSSGLLLVRLAGVELTPDGIIWLKEEIKPSQMIWFQLLGRKNSALDCFVIVNKGRFSSICLNEEILQRGLGKTVRIEGLAHESQIYWKLHKRLLQAELKAVKKKKGIWEEETFIEKLKEHISNYKYIQKLKQFATWLRIRL from the exons ATGGCCGGGCAGCGGGGCGGAGAGCCGACGAATTATATCGCGCGCCTTTCCGAGTGGGCGGACGCGCATCTCACCCTAGTCCGG aatATCAGTACAGGAATGGCAATAGCTGGAGTGATTTTACTTGCAAAGAGTATCAAATTG ACAACCAAATTCACAAATGCTTTGGAAATACCCCCAGAATTTATAGAGAAGAATGTTAAGCTACGGGGACAATTACATCGAATATCTGAGCAAGGATTAGAAATTGAACATGTACCTATTACCCTTCCAATTGTTTCTTCTCTGCAGAAAAGAT GGCATTCGAGTGGTTTGTTGCTTGTCAGACTTGCTGGTGTGGAGTTAACACCAGATGGTATAATCTggttaaaagaagaaataaaacctTCACAAATGATTTGGTTCCAGCTTTTGGGCAGAAAAAATTCAGCACTTGACTGCTTTGTAATAGTAAATAAG GGGAGATTTTCCAGTATTTGTCTAAATGAAGAGATCCTGCAACGAGGGCTTGGCAAGACAGTCCGTATTGAAGGACTAGCTCATGAATCCCAGATATATTGGAAGCTTCACAAGAGGCTACTTCAAGCAGAATTGAAAgctgtgaaaaaaaagaaaggaatatgggaagaagagacatTCATTGAAAAACTCAAAGAGCACATAAGCAATTATAAATATATCCAAAAATTAAAGCAGTTTGCGACATGGCTGAGAATCCGGCTGTGA